The genome window CGCTCTGTGGGCTGCGGCGGGGGTGGCCGTGAGCGTCGCGATGTCGGCGGGAGACCGCCGGAGCTGAGCGGGCCTACCGCTTCCCCGCGGCCGGGGAGCCGATGGAGGTCCATTTGTCGTCCGGGGCCGCGCTCCGGTACCAGCACTCGCCGGTGGCGGTGTCGACCAGGAACACCGTGGAGTAGCCGCCGCTGGGGGGCCGGGGAACGACTTCCATCTGATAGCGCGTCGGCAGCGCCGCGGGGCCGGGCTCCTCAGCGGCCGCCGGCGGGGAGGTGGACCAAGCGGCTCCTATGACGGACGCGACGAGGAGCGCGGAGACGAGGACGGACGATCGTGTGGACATGCGAGGCCTCCGGGTGGGTTGCCCGGACTCCAGCACGTCTCACGCCGCGGCGTTTCGTCTTTGACGCAATGAGGCCGCTCGGAGCTCCCGAAGGACGGGCGCGACTTAATTGGGAGCGGTCGACACCGGGACCAACTGGCCATTCTGCATCCGGTCGATCCGTTTGGCGACGCGGTCGACGACGCGATCCCCTTCTTCCAGCTCGAACGCCGCGACGTCGAATCGCTCCTCGGGAATCGGCGAGTTGACGCGGCTCTCGACGAACTGAAACTCTCTCCCGTGGCTGAGCGTCCCTTCGTCGTCGAAGGCGGTGTGGACGTACCGGCTCGGCACGAGGGACTCGCCGGCCGTCTCATACTCCCAGACGGTCGCCTCCACGACCGTCCCGTCCGCTTCGCGAAACATCCGCGCCGACCGGGGCAGACAGCCGCGGTCGAGAGTCAGCGTCAGCTCCAACGTCAGCCGGTCCTCGGGCCGGTCCGCGAGATAGCTCTTGCGGATCTGCAGCGTGGACGAATCCGGCGACCGCCAGACGGAGAGAAGCCGGGAAACCTTCGGGCTGCGCAGCTGCCCGGCGTATCGACTCAGCAGAGCGTCGAGCCGGTGGCCGCCGGTTTCGAGCGTGATCGTGGGGTCGATCAGAAAGGAAGACATCCGGACCTGGGAAGCGCTCTCGGGCGCCTCGCGGTTCACGTAGCGTGAGAGGGGCTGGTCGGCCGTCACCGAGCGTGGGAATCCGACGAAATCGCCCGCCAACTCATCCGGCCACAGGGTGTCCATCCCCTCGGGGCGGACGATCACCTTGACGCGCTGGCGGTCGTGGGAGGTGGAGATCCGCTGCGTCCTTCGATTCCGGAGCGTGGTCGGCTCGACGTTCTCGGACTCGGAGAAGAGGGCGGAGTTCTCCCGGTCGTACCAGAACCGGGCCCGGGCCCGCCGCTCCCCCTCGACCACGTCCTTCACGTTCTCCGGCGTCCCCTCACCCGTCGCCGTCGATCCCGAGGATGCGGGGGCGGCGGGGGCGGCGGGGGCGGCGGGTTCCTCGTTCGGTGCGTCCTGGGGAGCGGGGGGAGCCTCCCGGAACGTGAAGCGGTCGACGACGAGGATCTCCCCTTCCCAGGTCCGCACCCCGTCGAAGATCGCCCGCATCCGGTCGGCGCCCGTCTCCAGGATCTGCGCCGCCGCTTCCGGCTCCAGCCGGACGAAACGCCCGTCGGCCGGTTCCTCGCCAGTCGCAGCCGCCGCCAGCCCCATGCAGAACAGCGCGGTCGTCAAACACCGATTCGCGGATTGCATCGGTCGCCTTCTTTGCTTCCAACTGTCCGTCTTGGCCCCACGACGACGCGACATGCCTCTCAGGCGAGGCAGCCCGCGTCGATCGAACGAGTGTAGGTCCGGTTCGCGGACTCGTTCAAGACGGCGGATGGGCCGCCGGTGCACGGGCTTCTACGTCCCGGACCCCTCGGCCGACGCCTCCTTGCGAACCTGTTCGGCGAAGTGCCGCTTCAGCCGCTCGATCCCGGCATCGGTCCAGCCGGCCGGCTCGGTCACCTCCCGCCAGGCGTCGATGTAGCTTCCATGGTCGTAGTTGTGCCCGTAGCCGAGGGGGGTGCTGGTCGCCATCGGGAGGTCAAAGAGGACCTGCAGGAACGTGACCACGGGATACCAGCGGAGGTACGGCGAGACATCGGGGCCGCGGGGCTCCGCGAGCCATTCCGGCCGGCGGTACAGCAGGTCCGTCCGGAAGAAGACCATCGGGTCGCTCGCGTGCTGGATGTAGACGAACCGCAGCGGCCCCCAGCGACGTCCCGCGTCCCGCAGGGCGTTCTCGCGGCCGGTGAAGCGGAGCATCGACCCGTCGCGGATGACCGGCAGCCAGACCGGCGTGCCGGGGTTCCGCCCTTCGACTGCGTGGGCCCAGACGGTGCTCGGGAACGGCGGACCGCTCCAGACCGCGCCGTGGATTGGGTCTTCAAAGATCGTGAACAGGTCCGCGCTCGATTCCGAGCCGAGCGAGCCCAGACTGAGGCCGTGCAGGTAGAGCCGGGGGCGGCGGTCCTTCGGCAGGCTCTTCCAATGGCCGTAGACCGCTCCGAAGAGGGCCTCGGCCGCCTCGCGCGAGCGGTTCGGATCGACAAGGATCGTGATCCAGCTCGGCAGGTAGGAATACTGCATGCTGACGATCGCGGTATCCCCGCCGTGCAGGGCCTCCACCGTGTCGACCGCGGCGGGGTCGAGCCAGCCGGTCCCGGTCGGCGTCGCCACGATCAGCACGGACCGCTCGAACCCGCCGCACCGCTGCAGCTCCGCCAGGGCCAGTTCCGCCCGGTCGGCCATCGTCTCGCGGGAGCCGAGGCCGGCGTAGACCCGCAGCGGCTGCCGGGCCGATGCCCCGCGGAGGGGCCGGATCGTCTCGGCGCTCGGCCCCTTGAGGAGAAACTCCTTCCCCTGCCGGCCGATCGTGTCCCAGGGGACGAGGGACTGCGGGCTGCCGCAGGCCAGCGGGTCCTGCGGGGCGGACATCCCTTCGTCGACCGCCATGTCGATCCGGAGGAACGCCCGGTCCGCCAGGTGGAGCGCGACCCGGGCCACGACCCGGTTGACGAACATCACGACGGCCGTGACGACGAGGAGCGTCGTCAGGACGTACGAGACCCGCCGCGGGACCACGCGGCTGATCCGCACGTGCACCACGCCCCAGAGCCGGACCAGGCCCCGCGTCGCCATCACGAAGGCCAGCCCGACGACGGCCGCGATCGCGGCGACATGGAGCGGGTAGGCGCTCGCCACCGGCTCCATCGCCATCCGCTCGCGGATCGAGTTCTGCCAGACCGTGTCCCGCCACAGGAAGATCACGGCCACGACTGCCACCGCGACCCCGGTCACGCGGCGGCTGACCGACTCCAGCCGGGTCCCCGGCCGGGGAAGCTCGAGGTAGCGCCAGAGGAGAACCAGCCCGACGCCGATCGAGTACCCCGCCGCGAGGGCGAATCCCGAGAGGATCCCCTGCACCGGGTAGTGCCGCGGCAGGAGCGACGGCGTGAGCGACACGGCGAAGAACAGCGTCGCCACGACGAGCCCGATGAACGAGAACGAATCCCACTGCCGCCGGAGGAGGGAGGGAGGCGTCGGGGCGGTCTCGGACATCATTGGCACCCGGCAGGGAAGATGAGGTGGGGACAAGGCCGCGAGGGGACAAAGGGATGTCTGTCCGACTCGCGGTCGCTCCAGTCTACCGACCGGATCCGGTTCTGCCCGACGCCAGGACGTCGGAAACCGATCGGAGTCATTCGGTACCCAACATCGGACGACGCGTCGAGGACACCTCTCTTCACCGACCCGGCCCTGCCGCCGACTCGACGGCAAACCGGATGCGAAGCCGCTAGCATTCAGCCGGCCGCGCGGCCCCTTCTCTGAACTCTCGTTCCATCTTCACAGCAAACCCCCGGCAGGACGAAATCCTTCACCCGTGCCGGTCCGATCACCGGCCGCGCTCTTCCCCTTTCGAACCCGGATCCCGCAGCCGTCGCGCGCCGCCCGCCGGTCCGCGATGGCGTCTCGTCCTTTCCCCCTTTGGAGCTCATCATGATCAAGACACCGCTTCGTTATGCCCGGGGGGCCCTGGCCCTCCTGCTCGCCGCAGCCGCCTGCTGCGGTCTCGCCACCAGAGAGGCCCGGGCCCAGACCGCCGCGAAGCCCAACATCCTGCTGATCGTCTCGGACGACACCGGCTACGGAGACCTGGGACCTTACGGCGGCGGCGAAGGCCGGGGGATGCCGACGCCCAATATCGACCGCATCGCGCGGGAAGGGATGCAATTCTTCACGTTCTACGCCCAGCCGAGCTGCACCCCCGGCCGGGCCGCCATGCTGACGGGGCGGATCCCCAACCGGAGCGGGATGACGACCGTCGCCTTCCAGGGCCAGGGGGGCGGACTCCCCGCCGCCGAATGGACGCTCGGGTCGGTCCTGAAGACCGCCGGGTACAGCACCTTCTTCACCGGCAAGTGGCACCTGGGCGAGTCGGACTACGCTCTCCCCAACGCGCAGGGCTATGACGAGATGCGGTACTGCGGGCTGTACCACCTCAACGCCTACACCTACGCCGATCCGACGTGGTTTCCCGACATGGACCCGGAGCTCCGGGCGTTCTTTGCCAAGGTGACCAAGGGGTCGCTCTCGGGGAACGCGGGGCAGCCGGCCAAGGAGGACTTCAAGATCAACGGCCAGTACGTCGACACGCCGGACAAGGGCGTCGTCGGGATCCCGTTCTTCGACGGCTATATCGAGAAGGCGACGGTCGAGTACCTGGAGAAGGCGGCCAAGACGCCGGACAAGCCGTTCTTCGCGCACGTCAACTTCATGAAGGTCCACCAGCCCAACCTTCCGCACCCGGACTTCATCCACAAGTCGATGTCGAAGAGCAAGTACGCCGACTCGGTGGTGGAGCTCGACGCCCGCATCGGCAAGATCATGGACACGGTCCGCCGGCTGGGCCTCGATAAGAACACGCTGGTCTTCTACACGACCGACAACGGGGCGTGGCAGGACGTTTATCCGGACGCCGGTTACACGCCGTTCCGCGGGACCAAGGGGACCGTCCGCGAAGGGGGGAACCGTGTCCCGGCGCTCGCCTGGATGCCGGGGAAGATCGCGGCGGGTTCGAAGAGCCACGACATCGTCGGGGGCCTCGACCTGATGGCCACGTTCGCCTCGGTGGCGGGGGTGAAGCTGCCGACGAACGACCGGGAAGACAAGCCGATCATCTTCGACAGCTTCGACATGTCGCCGCTGCTGTTCGGAACGGGGAAGTGCGAGCGGAAGTCGTGGGCGATTTTCACGGAGAACGAGCTTTCGCCCGGGGCTATCCGCGTCAACAACTACAAGTTCGTCTTCAACCTCCGCGGGGATGACGGCGCCCACACGGGCGGCCTGGCGGTCGATACGAACCTGGGCTGGAAGGGTGCGGAGAAGTACGTCGCCACGGTGCCGCAGGTCTTCGACCTGTGGCAGGACCCGCAGGAGCGGTACGACATTTTTATGAACAACTTTACGGAGCGGACCTGGATGGCGGTGGTGATGGAGCGGGAACTCAAAACGCTCATGAAGACGTATGTGGAGTATCCGCCGCGGAAGGTGCAGAGCTATGGGTACACGGGGCCGCTGACGCTCTCGAATTACGAGAAGTTCGAGTGGGCGCGGGAGCAGCTGAAGAAGGATGGGGTCAACATTTCGCTTCCGACGGGGAACTGATTCGGAAGATTGCGGGATGCCGCTGCTGGCCCGCATCTGATATTGCGGGTCCAGGGCGGCAGCCCTGGTGAGGGATGCAAGGGGGCCTGTGTTGTTCTTTTGGCCCCCTTGCCCGCCGGAGGCCTGGCCGTCGGACGATGTCTGAAGGATTGAGTGTCCAGGCGCGGACAACGTGCCGGATGCCCCCTCACCAACCCGCGGGGAGGACAAAGCGAGCGTTGGAGAGTAAAGGAGTCTCTAAGACCGACCAGTGAATGCCGCTACGAGCCGCGCGGGACGGCCGTCTTTGCGTATCGAATTCACGACGACCACTCTTTCTGTGGGGCCGCTGATGAGCATCGATCCTCCATCTGTCGAGCCGAAGCCTGGTGATCCGACACCACCGGGCGAGCCGACGCAGCCAAGGCCAACCGACGACCGTACTCCGGCGCCGCTCTCCTCACCCTCCGCGGACCTCGCTCCCGCGACCGCGGCGGACGATGCGCCGGCGCTCACGCCGCAGCTCCCACCGGTGGGGCGGCCATGGATCACGGTCCTGGCGATCGTAATCTGTGTCGGCGTGTTTTTCGGTCTCAACAGCCAGCCGGACCCCGAGTCGTGGGACGCGATGTCGAAGTTCGGCGTCCTCCCGGCCGGCGAGATCTGGGACGGAGGCTACTGGGCGCTCGTCTGCTCCGCGTTCGCCCACGTCCAGCTGTGGCACGTGGGGCTGAACCTCTACTGGCTCTGGATTTTCGGCGCGCCTCTCGAGCGGGCGATCGGCTCGATGCGCTTTCTCGCGTTCTTTCTCAGCGCCGCCGCGGTGAGTTCGGCGTACCAGCTGGCGTTTTCGGACTCGACCGGCATCGGCGCGTCCGGCATCTTGTATGCCATGTTCGGGTTTCTCTGGTGGGGACGGGACGCCTCTCCCGAGTTCGCCAAGGCGCTCAGCGGTCAGACGTCCCAGTACCTGTTCATCTGGCTCTTCGTGTGCCTGATCGCGACCTGGACGGGCCAGTGGCAGATCGGGAACGCCGCGCATTTCTCGGGGCTGCTGTTCGGGATTGCGGTCGCGGCGGCGTTCGTCGTCCCGGGGGCAGCCCGTACCGGGAAGGTCGCCGTCGCCGGATTGGCCGCGGCGGCGATCGTTCCCCTGTTCTGGGCGCCGTGGTCGGTGAGCTGGCTGGGCTATCACGCCTATAAGGCCCACGCGGCGGAGCGGTATGACGAGGCGTACGAGCTCTATTCCCAGGTGATCGAGCGCGCTCCGGAGAGCGCGTGGGCGCACCTGAACCGGAGTTACGTCAACGAGGCGCTCGGCGAACCGGAGCGAGCCCGCATGGATCGGCAGATCGCCCTCTCGCTCGATCCGACAATCGAGCAGCAGCCGTAGAGGGATGGCGATCCAGGAGGAAGCCGGACCCCGGCGACGCCCCTGACCGCAAGCGGCTTGAGAGCTCGCTCGTTCACCGGCGATACCCGCCGTGGCTTGGACCGTTTCACAGGGAAAGGCCTTCGGCGGCAAGCCCCTCAACTCGCAACACAGGCTCCCTTGCCCCCGGCTCAGTGGATGCGGCCACAACCGGGCCAGGCCGCTCACGCCCTTATCCAGACATGATCCGAACCGGGCACACCACTGCAAATCGTCTCGGGGCCGTCCGGTCGCCGGGGCGGAAGAGGTGGAACTCGACGATCAAGAAGAACTCGCCCAGGTGATCGGGCACCGTCCAGGTGTCGCTGAACTCGGCCCGCAATCGATCTTCACTTCGCGTTTCCTTCGCCGTCACGACGGTCTGACCTTCGGCCAGCATGCCGACGGGATTGGAATCCCGGCTCAGGACTGAGAACTGAATGGCGACGAGCGTAGACCCCTGCTGGACA of Planctomyces sp. SH-PL14 contains these proteins:
- a CDS encoding alpha/beta hydrolase — its product is MSETAPTPPSLLRRQWDSFSFIGLVVATLFFAVSLTPSLLPRHYPVQGILSGFALAAGYSIGVGLVLLWRYLELPRPGTRLESVSRRVTGVAVAVVAVIFLWRDTVWQNSIRERMAMEPVASAYPLHVAAIAAVVGLAFVMATRGLVRLWGVVHVRISRVVPRRVSYVLTTLLVVTAVVMFVNRVVARVALHLADRAFLRIDMAVDEGMSAPQDPLACGSPQSLVPWDTIGRQGKEFLLKGPSAETIRPLRGASARQPLRVYAGLGSRETMADRAELALAELQRCGGFERSVLIVATPTGTGWLDPAAVDTVEALHGGDTAIVSMQYSYLPSWITILVDPNRSREAAEALFGAVYGHWKSLPKDRRPRLYLHGLSLGSLGSESSADLFTIFEDPIHGAVWSGPPFPSTVWAHAVEGRNPGTPVWLPVIRDGSMLRFTGRENALRDAGRRWGPLRFVYIQHASDPMVFFRTDLLYRRPEWLAEPRGPDVSPYLRWYPVVTFLQVLFDLPMATSTPLGYGHNYDHGSYIDAWREVTEPAGWTDAGIERLKRHFAEQVRKEASAEGSGT
- a CDS encoding arylsulfatase, producing MIKTPLRYARGALALLLAAAACCGLATREARAQTAAKPNILLIVSDDTGYGDLGPYGGGEGRGMPTPNIDRIAREGMQFFTFYAQPSCTPGRAAMLTGRIPNRSGMTTVAFQGQGGGLPAAEWTLGSVLKTAGYSTFFTGKWHLGESDYALPNAQGYDEMRYCGLYHLNAYTYADPTWFPDMDPELRAFFAKVTKGSLSGNAGQPAKEDFKINGQYVDTPDKGVVGIPFFDGYIEKATVEYLEKAAKTPDKPFFAHVNFMKVHQPNLPHPDFIHKSMSKSKYADSVVELDARIGKIMDTVRRLGLDKNTLVFYTTDNGAWQDVYPDAGYTPFRGTKGTVREGGNRVPALAWMPGKIAAGSKSHDIVGGLDLMATFASVAGVKLPTNDREDKPIIFDSFDMSPLLFGTGKCERKSWAIFTENELSPGAIRVNNYKFVFNLRGDDGAHTGGLAVDTNLGWKGAEKYVATVPQVFDLWQDPQERYDIFMNNFTERTWMAVVMERELKTLMKTYVEYPPRKVQSYGYTGPLTLSNYEKFEWAREQLKKDGVNISLPTGN
- a CDS encoding rhomboid family intramembrane serine protease, which codes for MSIDPPSVEPKPGDPTPPGEPTQPRPTDDRTPAPLSSPSADLAPATAADDAPALTPQLPPVGRPWITVLAIVICVGVFFGLNSQPDPESWDAMSKFGVLPAGEIWDGGYWALVCSAFAHVQLWHVGLNLYWLWIFGAPLERAIGSMRFLAFFLSAAAVSSAYQLAFSDSTGIGASGILYAMFGFLWWGRDASPEFAKALSGQTSQYLFIWLFVCLIATWTGQWQIGNAAHFSGLLFGIAVAAAFVVPGAARTGKVAVAGLAAAAIVPLFWAPWSVSWLGYHAYKAHAAERYDEAYELYSQVIERAPESAWAHLNRSYVNEALGEPERARMDRQIALSLDPTIEQQP